One Leishmania panamensis strain MHOM/PA/94/PSC-1 chromosome 24 sequence genomic region harbors:
- a CDS encoding hypothetical protein (TriTrypDB/GeneDB-style sysID: LpmP.24.0380) has protein sequence MEAALTELKNTGNAQFVSGNARDAIETYKRGILLIEAEAGQMQQQLKPVGSSATTLRTCEEMRALHVLLYSNMSNAYLCLGNFSESWQAAAAATRLDPHAWKPWMRFIEARRRGGFPFDALVHSLRYLRPLLRAEREQKRMKAAEAASTLAAIEDPLCDELGLLRLSPDIELVEYAGGVAMISRRQFQPKDVIFIEHKYTRINLEESGMSTQPDHSTESIVGYFAERLRPEQAAGSQRWRDFKKDFAGAWPRNNDDIDVDTRDTISSYLRTRFPDVAENDFCELLSTALMCRFNCFHSGFFRTCALANHSCHANIAMKYSSVEETVKMIAVDLIQPGELMNVKYLSDAHFLLGVGKRRELLRSWLFWCQCDRCQRDSQSTAISEFIECSACGAFSHSALMGFNPASDPLLKAKEACCACSAEMVWSPAQRDLLQNELMHTFASSTSYYTSKELAEWMQKQLESTENLRLHPEHWIYRALFYFFAVALTAMVDRVSAGLNEPRISQFLVEEMKHLFSACGLQTYYLPRCAAARIKVGAAKDLAGVVAVNEVVCRNSDSGGGGEFLKSLLILWELLVPFYPVNEMWSVNDAICKLVLLHLVYPTTEASLASSLALQLLQRHGRYVGDVNSGKWLHRYSMHRTTFNPKEPLPLAKLKKAFKSG, from the coding sequence ATGGAGGCTGCACTGACCGAGCTCAAGAATACGGGTAATGCGCAGTTTGTGTCCGGCAACGCCAGGGACGCGATTGAGACCTACAAGAGAGGCATTCTCCTCATCGAAGCCGAGGCAGGTCAgatgcaacagcagctgaagcCAGTGGGATCATCGGCCACAACGTTGAGGACATGTGAGGAAATGCGGGCATTGCACGTGCTGCTCTACTCGAACATGTCGAATGCCTACTTGTGCTTGGGCAATTTTAGCGAGAGTTGgcaggcagctgcagctgcgaccAGACTCGACCCGCATGCTTGGAAGCCGTGGATGCGTTTCATAGAGGCtcgtcgccgcggcggcttCCCGTTTGACGCTCTTGTGCATTCACTGCGGTACCTACGGCCACTCCTGCGCGCGGAGCGGGAGCAGAAGCGCATGAAGGCGGCAGAAGCCGCGTCCACTCTCGCTGCCATTGAAGACCCGCTGTGTGACGAATTGGGATTGCTGCGCCTCTCACCAGACATCGAGCTCGTCGAGTACGCGGGCGGTGTGGCGATGATTAGTCGTCGTCAGTTTCAGCCGAAGGACGTGATCTTTATAGAGCACAAGTACACCAGGATCAACTTGGAGGAGAGCGGGATGAGCACGCAACCTGACCACAGCACAGAGTCAATCGTGGGGTACTTCGCGGAGCGCCTGCGCCCGGAGCAGGCGGCAGGGAgtcagcggtggcgcgaCTTCAAGAAGGACTTCGCCGGTGCATGGCCGCGCAACAATGACGACATCGACGTCGACACCCGCGATACCATCAGCAGCTACCTGCGCACCCGCTTCCCCGACGTTGCCGAGAATGACTTCTGTGAGTTGCTCAGCACTGCCCTTATGTGCCGCTTCAACTGTTTCCACTCCGGGTTTTTTCGCACCTGCGCCCTGGCGAACCACAGCTGCCATGCCAACATCGCCATGAAGTACAGCAGCGTGGAGGAGACGGTCAAAATGATTGCCGTCGACCTCATCCAGCCCGGCGAGCTCATGAACGTGAAGTATCTCAGCGACGCACACTTCCTGCTTGGTGTAGGGAAGCGCCGTGAGCTGCTCCGCTCGTGGCTCTTCTGGTGCCAGTGCGACCGTTGCCAGCGAGATAGCCAGTCCACAGCCATCTCGGAGTTCATTGAGTGTTCGGCTTGCGGTGCCTTCTCGCACTCCGCCCTCATGGGGTTCAACCCCGCCTCTGACCCGCTGctgaaggcaaaggaggcaTGCTGTGCGTGTAGCGCGGAGATGGTGTGGTCACCAGCGCAGCGTGACCTCCTCCAGAATGAGCTCATGCACACCTTTGCTAGCAGCACATCTTACTACACCTCCAAAGAGCTCGCTGAGTGGATGCAGAAGCAGCTCGAGAGTACGGAGAATCTGCGTCTGCACCCCGAGCACTGGATCTACCGCGCCCTTTTTTATTTCTTCGCTGTGGCGCTAACGGCAATGGTGGATCGCGTTAGTGCAGGTCTGAACGAGCCGCGTATCTCGCAGTTcctggtggaggagatgaagcaCCTCTTTAGTGCCTGCGGCCTGCAGACCTACTACCTTCctcgctgtgccgccgcaCGTATAAAGGTCGGCGCGGCAAAGGACTTGGCTGGCGTGGTGGCAGTAAACGAAGTCGTGTGTCGAAACAGcgatagtggtggtggcggcgagtTTCTTAAGAGTCTTCTTATTCTCTGGGAGCTGCTGGTCCCCTTCTACCCTGTGAACGAGATGTGGTCCGTCAACGATGCCATCTGCAAGTTGGTGCTACTGCACTTGGTCTACCCCACAACAGAGGCGTCACTAGCCTCTTCGCTGgcgttgcagctgctccagcgacACGGTCGCTATGTCGGGGACGTCAATAGTGGTAAGTGGCTGCACCGCTATAGCATGCATCGGACCACCTTCAACCCAAAGGAGCCGCTTCCGTTGGCGAAGTTGAAAAAGGCTTTCAAGAGTGGATGA